Genomic window (Candidatus Angelobacter sp.):
GCAGGATCGGTTTGCCGGTTTCGGCCGCGGCGATGAGCAGTTGAAAATTCTGGGAGTTGCGCGCGCCGATTTGAATGATGTCCGCGTACTCGGCCACCAGTTCCGCATGATCCTCGGAAAGCAGCTCGGTGATGACCGCCAGCCCGGTCTCTTTGCGCGCCTTGGCGAGCAGTTTCAATCCCTTTTCGCCAAGTCCCTGAAATTCGTATGGCGAGGTGCGCGGTTTGAACGCGCCTCCCCGCAGGACCGTGGCGCCGGCGGCCCGCACGGCGTGGGCCGTGGCGAGCAACTGTTTCTCATTCTCCACTGAGCAGGGGCCCGCCATCACCTGGACTTTCCGGCCGCCGATGACCGTGCCGCGCACGGCAATCGTCGAATTGGCGGGATGCGCCTCGCGGCTCACCAGTTTGAAACGCTTCTGGACCGGCATGACGCTTTCCACCGCGTTCGGAAATTGCGTCGCCAGGGCTTCGAGCGATTTGTGCGTCAGCTCATCACCGATGGCGCCGACGACAGTCCGGGCCACACCGCGCATTATGTGGGGACGGTAGCCGAGGCGTTTGATCTCTTTCAACACCGCCTCTTCCTCCTTCCGGGTGATGTTGGATTTAAAGACGATAATCATGGTTTTGATGGCGGCACCGCGCGTGGTTCAACAAAAAAGCCGCAGGCGATGACCTGCGGCACGGTTTACGGGGTTCGTCTAACGCAGCCCCGCAAGCAGGTCGGCCCGGCAAAAATACCAGCCGGCGAACCTGTCCATAAATCGCGGACTGCCCGAATTCATGGGCCGCACCTTAACAAGCCGCGCCACCACGTCAAGCGCGCGGCTGCGCCGCCCTTGACCCGTCGCCGGACGTTTCCTACCATTCGGCAGTTGTTTCATGAGATTTGCTCCTTTCATTGTCCTGACCGCGCTGCTCCTGCGGCCGTCGCCGGGCCAGGCCGCCCAGCCCGGCCCGCTGGCCATCAACGGCATCGCCGTCAAGGTCAACGACGCCGTCATCACGTTCCGGGAGATTGACGGCGAGATCAGCGACACCTCGATGCGCCTGTTGAGGTCCCAGTATGGACGGCAGCCGGATGTTTTCCGGCAAAAGCTGGAGAAACTGAAAAGCGATACGGTGGAGCTTCTCGTCGAGCGCCAGCTCATTCTGGATGAATTCAAAAACGCCGGCTACAAACTCACCGAAAGCTACATCGACGAGGTGGTCAAGCGGCGGATTCGCAATCAGTTCGGCGACCGCGTGACGATGATCAAAACGCTCGAGCACGAGGGCATCAGTTACGAAACCTTCCGCCAGCGCATTCGTGAGGATTTCATCGTCAATGCCATGGAATTGAAAAACGCGGGCACGGAACGAATCATTGTCTCGCCCCACAAGATCGAAACCTATTACGCGCAGAACTCCGACAAGTTCAAAGTCGAGGACGAAATCAGCCTGCGCATGATCTTTCTGGCCAACAAGCCGGATCAGGACGCGGCGGCGACGAAAAAAAAGGCCGAAGACATTCTCGCGAAGCTCAAGGGCGGGGCGCCATTTGCAGAAATGGCCTCCCAGAATTCGGATGATTCGCACCGCACCGAAGGAGGACTCCGGCCCGCCGAAACCCGGAAAACCCTGCGCGAGGATCTGGCGAAGGAGGCCTTCGCACTGAAGGCGGGCCAACTGAGCGACGTGCTCGAACGGCCCGAGGGCTGTTATATCATGAAGGTCGAGGAAGTCCGTCCCGCGCACGTCAAGCCGCTCAACGAGGCGCGCGCGGAGATCGAGAAAACACTCCGGACGGACGAAGAACAACGCATGCGCAAGGCATGGATCGACCGCCTCCGGGCCAAATCGTTCGTCAAATCATTCGCAGACTGATTTCCCAAGGCGCGGACGCGGATCGTCCCCTGTTTGTGTCACGCGCCGATCATCGCATGACTGGCTGGATCGGCATCGCGCTCGGCGACATCACCGGCATCGGCGCGGAAGTGGCGCTCAAGGCCCTCGCGGCGGAAATGTCGGCGGACGAGACCCGCTATCTTTTGCTGGGCGACGAAGCGCGCCTCCACCGTCTCAACGACCAACTGCACGCCGGACTCCGGCTGTTGCCGCATCGCGGGCCTCGAGACTCCGGCCGGATATTCATTCATGATCCGGCGTCGGAACCATTGCCGGCCAAACTGCAACAAGGCGCGCCGGCCGCCGCTGCAGCGGCGTTGGCGTGGCTCACCGACGGCGCGCAGCGCTGCCTGCGTCACGAGATCGACGCTCTGGTGACCGCGCCGGTGAACAAAGAGGCGATCATCCGCGCCGGCCGCGCTTTGTTTGTCGGCCAGACGGAATTTCTCTCCGAACTCGCCGGCGTAAACCGGACGGCCATGATGCTACTCGGCGCGGACGAGCGTGACCGCTGGCTGCGGGTTGCGCTGGCGACGACGCACGTTCCGATCCGGCGCGTTGCCGATCAACTGTCGCGGGAGAAAATCGAACTGACGATCGAACTCGCCGCGCAGGCGTGCCACGACCTTGGGCTGCCGCGGGCGCGCGTCGGGGTCTGCGGATTGAATCCGCACGCGGGTGAAGGCGGGCAGCTTGGCACGGAGGAGCAGACCGTCATCATTCCCGCCGTGAATGCCGCGCGGGATCGCGGGATCGAGGTGACGGGACCGCTGGCGGCGGACACGCTGTTTCATCACGCCTTTCGTGGCGACTACGACGCTGTGGTGGCGATGTATCACGATCAGGGGCTTGCCCCCTTGAAAATGATCGGCTTTGAAAGCGGCGTGAACTGGACGCTGGGTCTGCCGTTCATCCGCACGTCCCCCGATCACGGCACTGCGTATGATATCGCCGGCCAGGGCAGGGCAAATCCGTCCAGCATGAGGGCCGCCATCCGTCTCGCGAAACAACTGGCACGCACGCGGGGCTGAATGCCGGACGTTTTCCGCCAGCGCATTGACTTGATTTGGTCCGCCTGTTTCCATCACTCCGGATGCGTCAACCAGGAGAGAACGGCAATTCGGAACCGGCCCGACTGGTGATGGTCGCAGCATGCCTGATCCTTGCAGCCATGGGTTGCCGGTCTTCCGCTGTCGCGCAGCGCAAGACGCAACACCGCGATGCTTACCAGTCCCTTGACGCGACGACGCGGAGTCTTGTGGACAAGGGGAAAATCCGGAACGACATGGACACGAACGCCGTGTTCATCGCGTGGGGGCAACCCACCGACGCATTTGCCATCGATTTGCCCGGCGGTGGCAGGCGCACAATCTGGAACTATGAGGAGAAATGGGCCTACGAATTCAGGCAGAGCGCTGCTTTCGATTCCGGTGCGGTCACCCCAACACGCTCTGGGGCTGAGCGGGTTGAGGGCGGACGCCAGTTCCGGCGTTGGCATGTGCCCATTACCTATGTGGCCAAAAGCGAGACGTTCGCGGACGGCCGGGTGATCGAATGGAAGAAATATGACCCGCCGGCCTGGGTTCAACCGACGGCGGTGTCACCTGAAACCGGTCGCCGTTATTGATCGCCTCTCGACTTCCATATGCCCCTTTGGCACTCTACCGTCGTGGGCATCACGCCGCAGCAATTCGAGCGGATGAAAAGCCGCGTCAACGGCGCGCGACGCGTGGCCGGGCCTGTGTTCACCGCGAGCCCGCCGGTGCCGGAACGCGGTCCCCAGATCATTCTCGGCATCGACCCGTCCCTGCGCGGCACGGGTTTTGGTGTGATTCGCTTGTCGAAACCGCACCCGCAAACACTCGCGCTGGGCACGATTGTTTGTCCGGCCGGATGGGAACATTCGCGCTGCCTCGTGAAAATCGCGCAAACGCTGCGCGACGTGGTCAGGCGGCACAAGCCCACGGTGTGCGTCGTGGAAGGTCTGTTCTACGCACAGAACCTGCAGACGGCGATGTTGATGGGCGAGGCGCGCGGCGCGGCGATGGCCACCGCCGCCGAAGCAGGGCTGGACATTTACGAAATCGCACCGCGCAAAGTGAAGCAGGCCATCGTCGGCTATGGCGCGGCGCAAAAAATGGCGGTCGCCAAAATGGTGCAGCGGCTGTTGAATCTCGCGGAGCCGCCCGCTCCGGACGCTGCGGACGCGCTGGCGCTCGCGTTGACGCATGCGCAGGAAAACGGGCGGTACAGCCTGAGCGCGCCGCGGAAAATCTGATGTGTTTGATGCGAAGCCGGCGCTCGTGTCTCGCGAACGTGCGCTTTTCGCCGAAAACATTCGGTGGCGCGCCACAACGCGATTCCACAGAATCAAACAACCATGCTGGATAAAATCATTTTTTGGGTGGTGCTGGTCTGGATGGTCGCCTTGCTGGTCATGGCCTTCCGGGTGGTGCGCGAAGTCTGGCGGGAGGACAACCGCTCATCGGGCGACAACGCGTGGCCACCTTCGGATCCTGCGCCGGAACAGAACCGGAGCGACGATGGTTCAAAATAACCTGCTCGTGCACGCGGGCCGAGGCGCATGATCACCTTTCTTCAAGGCAAACTCGTCGAAGCGCTGCCGACACAGGTGACGGTGGACGTCAATGGCGTGGGCTATGAAGTCCTCATTCCCTTGTCCTCGTTCGACAAGCTGCCGTCGCCCGGTCACGAGATCAGGCTGCTGACGCATCTGGCCGTGCGCGAGGACGCGCACGTGCTTTACGGTTTTATGACCGCGGCCGAGCGCGAGTTGTTTCGATTGCTCATCAACACGGTCAGCGGCATCGGGCCGAAGATCGCGCTCAACATCCTGAGCGGAATGAATCCCACGGCGTTTCGCGGCGCCGTGGCCAACGGCGACGTGAAGGCGCTGTCGCAGATTTCCGGCGTTGGAAAAAAGACCGCCGAACGCATCGTCGTCGAATTAAAGGACCGGATTGGCGTGGCAGGCGCATGGGAGGCGAGCAGCGCGCAGCGGGCGCTTTCACCGGAAGACCAGAAGATCAACGATGCCGTGCTGGCGTTGATGGCGCTCGGTTTCAAGCAGATCGAAGCCCATGACTCCGTGCGCGCCGCATTGAACGTGCTGGGTCCAAAATCGACCGTCGAAGACCTGGTGCGGACGTCCCTGAAAAAAGGAGCTTGATGGACGCGGTTGGTCCAAAGCCCAAGGTCCCCAGGCCGAAGTCAAGCGGCGTCGTGGTGCCGCACCGTGCCAGGTGGCATCAACGGCTGGGAGCGGCGTTGGTTTACGGGTTTATCCGCTGTGTCGCGGCCACGGTCCGATTCCGGATGGAGGACGGCTCCGGTTTGTTCCGAGGAGCGCCGCCGGGGAGGATCATCTTTTCCATCTGGCACAATCGCCTCGCGCTGTCGCTGATCATGTACCGCCGATACGTGGTGAGGTTCGCGCCCGAGCGGCGCCTGGCGGCGATGGTCAGCGCGAGCCGGGACGGCGGACTGCTGGCGCGAATTCTCGAACATTTTTGCGTGGAGCCTGTGCGCGGATCGTCGAGCCGGCGCGGTCCGCAGGCGCTGCGCGAGATGCTCTCCTGGGCGGAGCGCGGCCACGATCTCGCGATCACACCGGACGGTCCACGCGGTCCGTGTTACAAAGTCCAGGAGGGCGTGATCTCGACCGCGCAGTTGACCGGTCTGCCGATTGTGCCCGTGTCCTACCATCTCAACTGGAAGTACCGTCCCCGAAGCTGGGATCGCTTTCAAGTGCCGCTGCCGTTTGCCCGTTGCACCATCCGGACCGGTGAACTCCTGCGCGTGCCGCGCGACGCAGGCGAAGCCGAACGCGAGGCGTTGCGGCAACAGCTCGAACGGATCATGGCCGCCATCACGCGGGACTGATCCCCTGTTCAGGTCCGCGCGCTCTAGTTTTTGGTGATCCCCGGGTCCGCGGGAAATCCCTTCCGGTACCGGTCCTGCCGGTTCGCCACGGCCGCGACGTATTTCTTCGTCGCGGGAAAATCCATCTGCTCCATGAAGACCGCGCTGTTCGTAACGGCCGCGCCTTTCGCCCACTGGCGCACGCGCGCGCGGCCGGCGTTGTAATCGGCCAGAGTGTAGGTCACGGGCCGGTCCGTCTGCTGATAGCGGCGGAGCAGTCTCGACAAATACCACGCGCCCGCCAGGGTGTTCGTGCGCGGGTCGAGCAGTTGTTCCGGCGAAAACGACTTCAGCTTCTCCGCGCGCGCCCACTCCTGCGCCGCCACGACGCGGATCTGCATCAGGCCGAACTCCTGTCTCGATCCGCGCGCGGCCGGGTTGAACCAGCTTTCCCGCCAGACCACCGCCTTGACCAGCGCGGGGTCAACGCTGTACCGCCGCGCCGCCACGAGGATCACTTCATCGAAACGGTGATCGCGCCACTGGCAGTAACGCCACCCCGCGGCGGCGGCAAGCAACGAAAGGACCGCAAGAACAGTGAGCCATCGGCGAACCACGCCGTTGTTTTAATGAGCCGGCGGGAAACAGTCCAGCCGGGACGCGACTTTGGCGCGCTCCGTTTTTTCCGCTCGACTCACAACCCACGACTTACAACCCTCAATTCGATGATCGCCCGCGTCACCCTGGAAATCGCGCTCCGCAAGGAGTTTGATTATCTCGTGCCGCCGGAACTGGAGGGAGGGGTCGAGGTGGGCACGCGCGTCAAGGTTCCTTTCGGCCCGCGACAGGTGATGGGCTGCGTGACGGCGCTGGTCGGGGAATCCCCGCATACGAATCTGCGGCCGATTCTGAAAACCGTGGGCAAACAGGCGCTGGTGACCCCGAAGATTTTGAAGCTCGCGCGCTGGATCGCTGACTATTACTGCTGCGCCACCGAGGTCGCGCTGAAAAGCGTCCTGCCCGAAGCCGTGCGCAAGGAGGAAGCGGGCTGGCGCGAACGATTGTTCGTCCGTTTGTTGCCGCTCTCGGGCGAGCTGCCCAAACTGACCAAACGTCAGCAGGAGGTCTGGAATGTCATTGAGGAATGGCGCGAGATGCCGTTGCAGGAGTTGCTCGAACTGGCCGACACAACCGCCGAGACCGTGCGACGCCTCGAGGACAAGGGACTGGTCCACGTCGGTCCGCGGATATCAGAGCGTGATCCCTATGCGCGCGAGCACATCCTGCCGACGCAGACTTTGAAGTTGAATGCGGACCAGGCTGCCGCGCTGCAGCAAATCAAGGCCGCACTTGATGACAGACAACCATCAACCATCAACCATCAACCATCAACGTTCCTGCTCCACGGCGTCACTGGCAGCGGCAAGACGGAAGTTTACTTGCAGGCCATTGCGCACTGCCTGCAACAAGGCAAGGGCGCCATCGTTCTCGTGCCGGAGATTTCCCTCACGCCGCAGACGGTGGAGCGATTCAAGGCGCGGTTTTGTTCAGGTCCGTTGCAAACACTGGCCGCCGTGCTGCACAGCCATTTGTCGGCCGGCGAGCGGCACGATGAATGGCACAAGATCCGGCAGGGCCGCGCGAAGATCGTCATCGGCGCGCGCTCCGCGATTTTCGCGCCCGTCGATCCGCTCGGACTGATCATCGTGGACGAGGAACACGAGCATTCCTACAAGCAGGAGGAGGCGCCGCGCTATCACGCGCGCGACGTGGCCGTCGTGCGCGGACAGATGGAAGATGCGGTCGTGGTGCTCGGCTCGGCCACACCGTCGCTCGAGAGTTACCACAACGTGAAGAAGGGAAAATACGCGCTGCTCGAACTGCCGCAGCGGGCTGACGACAAGAAGATGCCGCTGGTGCGCGTGATCGACATGCGCCAGGAGGCGCGCAAAGAGAAAGGCACGCCGATCTTCTCGCGAAAGTTGAAGGAGGAAATCACACAGCGACTGGAACGGAAAGAGCAGGTGATGCTGTTTCTGAATCGCCGGGGCTACGCGACGTCGCTGCAATGTCCGAAATGCGGTTACGTGGCTGAATGCCCGAACTGCAGTGTGGCGCTGACTTATCATCGTTCGAGACAGAAAATCTGCTGTCACATCTGCGCCCACGAGGCGCCGGCGCCGGCGGTTTGCCCGAATGACAAATGCCGCAACCCGGCGATCCGTTATGCGGGCCTGGGCACGGAGAAAGTCGAGGACACCCTCGCAAAGCTGTTCCCGCACGCGCGGGTGAGGCGCATGGACTCCGACACTTTGAAACGCAAGGAGGATTACCGGCGCATCCTCGGCGACTTCCGCACCGGCAAAATTGACATCCTGGTCGGCACGCAGATGATCGCGAAGGGACTGCATTTTCCGAATGTGACGCTTGTCGGGATCATTTACGCGGATCTCAGTTTGCATCAACCGGATTTCCGCGCCGGCGAGCGAACGTTCCAGTTGCTCACGCAAGTGGCGGGCCGGGCGGGTCGCGGCGACGTGGAAGGCGAAGTGGTGGTGCAGGCGTTCACGCCGTTTCACCCGGCGATTCAATACGCGCGGCGTCACGACTTCACCGGGTTTTACGAGCAGGAAATCGAATTTCGCGGGCAGCTCAAGTATCCGCCTTTGACGCGGGCGGCACTCCTGACGCTGAGAGGTCGCAACGAGCAGAAGGTGAAGTTTTCGGCGGAGCATTTGCGGAAGCAACTGGACCGGGAACTGTCCCAATTCAAAGAACTGGTTCTGGCCGGTCCCGCGCCGGCGCCGTTATTGCGCGCCGAAACCTACTATCGGTATCAGGTCATGCTGCGCACGCGGCAAATGAGCCGGCTCAGCCAGTCTCTGGGGAAACTGCTGGAAACGCTCGCGCTGCCGGAAGACGTATCGCTCACGGTGGACGTTGATCCGGTGAATCTGCTGTGAGCGACATCCGTTGGGCGACGCGTTCCTGCATTCTCCGCTTCCGCTTGTCGAGGGTTCTGTGATACACCGGCGTTGCAACTCAACCATGAACAGATTTTTTTCGGGCCTCGTTTTCACCAGTGTTGTCTGCGCGGCGACCGCATTTGCCCGGGCGGAAACCGGGGCAAACACCGTCGAATGCCTGAAGTCCGGAACGTTTCTCGCGCCGCTGGATTCGCCCGACCACCGCAAATACGCACCCGACCGCGATGTGGACGTTCTGCATCTGGCGCTCGATGTGACGCCGGATTTCAAACAGCGCAGCGTGGAGGGCAGGGCCACGCTCCGGTTCAAACCGAAGGCAAGGGCGGTCCGGGAACTGAAGCTCGACGGCGTGGATCTGGACGTTCACACCGTGACCTCAACCGAAAAGATACAGACCTATCAGGTGACCGGCGACAAAGTGATCATCACTTTCGCCGGGCCGATTCCCGCGGACCAGGAGGCTGGCGTGACCATCACCTATCGCGCGGAGCCGACCGCGGGGTTGTATTTCCGGACGCCGGAGATGGGTTACAAGGCGGGCGACACCCACCTCTTTTCGCAGGGTGAGGAGATCGAGGCGCGGCACTGGTATCCGTGCTTCGATTCGCCGAACGAAAAATTCACCTCGGAAATCACCTGCCGCGTGCCGGAAGGCATGACGGTGATTTCCAACGGGCGGCTGGTCTCCAGCGAAAAAGACCCGGCCACCGGCCTGACAGCGATTCATTGGTCGCAGGAAAAGCCGCATGCAAACTATCTGATTTCACTCGTCGCAGGCTATTTCCAAAAGGTCGAGGACAAATACAGGGACATCCCGCTAGCGTTTTACACGCCCCCGTCGGAAATCAAGGAGGCGCCCGGTTCCTTCCGGGATACCCGGGACATCATGGGGTTCTTCGAACAGGAGATCGGCGTGCCGTATCCCTGGGCGAAATACGACCAGGTGTGTGTGAATGACTTCGTGGCCGGTGGAATGGAAAACACCAGTTGCACGACCCTCACCGACAGCACGTTGTTCACGGAAGACACTGAAAACATCCGCGACAGCGACGGTCTGGTCGCGCACGAGATGGCGCACCAGTGGTTTGGCGACCTCGTGACCTGCAAGGACTGGAGCGACATCTGGCTCAACGAGGGCTTTGCGACCTGCTACGCGTCTCTTTATGAGGAACACCGGCACGGCCGCGAGGCGATGCTTTACGGGCTGTATCAAAGCGCGCGCGGAATTCTCGCCGCCGCCAACGACACGAACGCGGTGGTCCGGCGCACCTACAATTCTCCGGGGGACATGTTCAACTATCTTGCCTACCCAAAGGGCGGCTGGGTGCTGCACATGCTCCGCGCGCAACTGGGGAAGGACCTTTACCGCCGGTGCATCAGGACCTACCTCGAACGACACCAGTACGGCAACGTGGTGACCGATGATTTGCGCGCGGTCATCGAGGAATTGTCCGGCCGCTCCTATGACCAGTTTTTTGACCAATGGCTCTATCACGCCCACCACCCGGAACTTGAAGTCAGTTACAGTTGGGAGGAAAAGACGAAGCTGGCGAAAGTCTCCATCCGGCAGGTGCAGAAATTGAGCGAGGATGTTTTGCTCTTCAACTTTCCGCTCACTGTGCGCTTCAAAGGAAGGTTCGGCACGGCGGATCACTCGATTCAGGTGCGGGAAAAGGAGGAAGATTTTTATTTCCCGGTGGAGTCCGCGCCGGAAGTCGTCCGTCTCGACCCGGACTACACTTTGCTC
Coding sequences:
- the priA gene encoding primosomal protein N' — encoded protein: MIARVTLEIALRKEFDYLVPPELEGGVEVGTRVKVPFGPRQVMGCVTALVGESPHTNLRPILKTVGKQALVTPKILKLARWIADYYCCATEVALKSVLPEAVRKEEAGWRERLFVRLLPLSGELPKLTKRQQEVWNVIEEWREMPLQELLELADTTAETVRRLEDKGLVHVGPRISERDPYAREHILPTQTLKLNADQAAALQQIKAALDDRQPSTINHQPSTFLLHGVTGSGKTEVYLQAIAHCLQQGKGAIVLVPEISLTPQTVERFKARFCSGPLQTLAAVLHSHLSAGERHDEWHKIRQGRAKIVIGARSAIFAPVDPLGLIIVDEEHEHSYKQEEAPRYHARDVAVVRGQMEDAVVVLGSATPSLESYHNVKKGKYALLELPQRADDKKMPLVRVIDMRQEARKEKGTPIFSRKLKEEITQRLERKEQVMLFLNRRGYATSLQCPKCGYVAECPNCSVALTYHRSRQKICCHICAHEAPAPAVCPNDKCRNPAIRYAGLGTEKVEDTLAKLFPHARVRRMDSDTLKRKEDYRRILGDFRTGKIDILVGTQMIAKGLHFPNVTLVGIIYADLSLHQPDFRAGERTFQLLTQVAGRAGRGDVEGEVVVQAFTPFHPAIQYARRHDFTGFYEQEIEFRGQLKYPPLTRAALLTLRGRNEQKVKFSAEHLRKQLDRELSQFKELVLAGPAPAPLLRAETYYRYQVMLRTRQMSRLSQSLGKLLETLALPEDVSLTVDVDPVNLL
- the aroF gene encoding 3-deoxy-7-phosphoheptulonate synthase; the encoded protein is MIIVFKSNITRKEEEAVLKEIKRLGYRPHIMRGVARTVVGAIGDELTHKSLEALATQFPNAVESVMPVQKRFKLVSREAHPANSTIAVRGTVIGGRKVQVMAGPCSVENEKQLLATAHAVRAAGATVLRGGAFKPRTSPYEFQGLGEKGLKLLAKARKETGLAVITELLSEDHAELVAEYADIIQIGARNSQNFQLLIAAAETGKPILLKRGLAMRIEEWLLAGEYVLSNGNPGLMFCERGIRTFETSTRNTLDLSAVPIIKKESHCPVVVDPSQGSGRADLVIAMC
- the ruvA gene encoding Holliday junction branch migration protein RuvA, encoding MITFLQGKLVEALPTQVTVDVNGVGYEVLIPLSSFDKLPSPGHEIRLLTHLAVREDAHVLYGFMTAAERELFRLLINTVSGIGPKIALNILSGMNPTAFRGAVANGDVKALSQISGVGKKTAERIVVELKDRIGVAGAWEASSAQRALSPEDQKINDAVLALMALGFKQIEAHDSVRAALNVLGPKSTVEDLVRTSLKKGA
- a CDS encoding lysophospholipid acyltransferase family protein, which encodes MDAVGPKPKVPRPKSSGVVVPHRARWHQRLGAALVYGFIRCVAATVRFRMEDGSGLFRGAPPGRIIFSIWHNRLALSLIMYRRYVVRFAPERRLAAMVSASRDGGLLARILEHFCVEPVRGSSSRRGPQALREMLSWAERGHDLAITPDGPRGPCYKVQEGVISTAQLTGLPIVPVSYHLNWKYRPRSWDRFQVPLPFARCTIRTGELLRVPRDAGEAEREALRQQLERIMAAITRD
- a CDS encoding lytic transglycosylase domain-containing protein translates to MVRRWLTVLAVLSLLAAAAGWRYCQWRDHRFDEVILVAARRYSVDPALVKAVVWRESWFNPAARGSRQEFGLMQIRVVAAQEWARAEKLKSFSPEQLLDPRTNTLAGAWYLSRLLRRYQQTDRPVTYTLADYNAGRARVRQWAKGAAVTNSAVFMEQMDFPATKKYVAAVANRQDRYRKGFPADPGITKN
- a CDS encoding peptidyl-prolyl cis-trans isomerase: MRFAPFIVLTALLLRPSPGQAAQPGPLAINGIAVKVNDAVITFREIDGEISDTSMRLLRSQYGRQPDVFRQKLEKLKSDTVELLVERQLILDEFKNAGYKLTESYIDEVVKRRIRNQFGDRVTMIKTLEHEGISYETFRQRIREDFIVNAMELKNAGTERIIVSPHKIETYYAQNSDKFKVEDEISLRMIFLANKPDQDAAATKKKAEDILAKLKGGAPFAEMASQNSDDSHRTEGGLRPAETRKTLREDLAKEAFALKAGQLSDVLERPEGCYIMKVEEVRPAHVKPLNEARAEIEKTLRTDEEQRMRKAWIDRLRAKSFVKSFAD
- the pdxA gene encoding 4-hydroxythreonine-4-phosphate dehydrogenase PdxA, whose translation is MTGWIGIALGDITGIGAEVALKALAAEMSADETRYLLLGDEARLHRLNDQLHAGLRLLPHRGPRDSGRIFIHDPASEPLPAKLQQGAPAAAAAALAWLTDGAQRCLRHEIDALVTAPVNKEAIIRAGRALFVGQTEFLSELAGVNRTAMMLLGADERDRWLRVALATTHVPIRRVADQLSREKIELTIELAAQACHDLGLPRARVGVCGLNPHAGEGGQLGTEEQTVIIPAVNAARDRGIEVTGPLAADTLFHHAFRGDYDAVVAMYHDQGLAPLKMIGFESGVNWTLGLPFIRTSPDHGTAYDIAGQGRANPSSMRAAIRLAKQLARTRG
- the ruvC gene encoding crossover junction endodeoxyribonuclease RuvC, coding for MGITPQQFERMKSRVNGARRVAGPVFTASPPVPERGPQIILGIDPSLRGTGFGVIRLSKPHPQTLALGTIVCPAGWEHSRCLVKIAQTLRDVVRRHKPTVCVVEGLFYAQNLQTAMLMGEARGAAMATAAEAGLDIYEIAPRKVKQAIVGYGAAQKMAVAKMVQRLLNLAEPPAPDAADALALALTHAQENGRYSLSAPRKI
- a CDS encoding M1 family aminopeptidase, which translates into the protein MNRFFSGLVFTSVVCAATAFARAETGANTVECLKSGTFLAPLDSPDHRKYAPDRDVDVLHLALDVTPDFKQRSVEGRATLRFKPKARAVRELKLDGVDLDVHTVTSTEKIQTYQVTGDKVIITFAGPIPADQEAGVTITYRAEPTAGLYFRTPEMGYKAGDTHLFSQGEEIEARHWYPCFDSPNEKFTSEITCRVPEGMTVISNGRLVSSEKDPATGLTAIHWSQEKPHANYLISLVAGYFQKVEDKYRDIPLAFYTPPSEIKEAPGSFRDTRDIMGFFEQEIGVPYPWAKYDQVCVNDFVAGGMENTSCTTLTDSTLFTEDTENIRDSDGLVAHEMAHQWFGDLVTCKDWSDIWLNEGFATCYASLYEEHRHGREAMLYGLYQSARGILAAANDTNAVVRRTYNSPGDMFNYLAYPKGGWVLHMLRAQLGKDLYRRCIRTYLERHQYGNVVTDDLRAVIEELSGRSYDQFFDQWLYHAHHPELEVSYSWEEKTKLAKVSIRQVQKLSEDVLLFNFPLTVRFKGRFGTADHSIQVREKEEDFYFPVESAPEVVRLDPDYTLLARITFNAPNAMLYAQLKDKDDVIGRLLAIEQLANKKDREAVARLKQALNGDAFYGVRLEASRTLRSMHTDEALEALLASTGQSDARVRRQVVADIGGFYRDTAFGAALKTLDREKNPDILSAAIRSLGGYAKPEVREALLRFLRSESYRNELAGAAIGAMRSQDDPAYVAPLIEVLSKRETEFTSRGLGQGLGTLAYLARNEDKKDRVREFLTGYVNHPKKSIQLAAINALGVLGDPRAVGVLEKFATASKESPERAAAEKAVTELRAARKPVDDFKNLRDEMLDLQKQNRDLRKELDDLKKKVDAADGKPAQGGSK